From one Flavobacterium sp. N502536 genomic stretch:
- a CDS encoding Ada metal-binding domain-containing protein codes for MLQHSKISDSDLRSKIKNVEICFGGNRKLKIYGTLKCNSGKRMKRENRVFFSTREEAEKNGFRPCGHCMKTEYQNWKNGLI; via the coding sequence ATGCTCCAACACTCTAAAATTTCCGATTCGGATTTACGAAGTAAAATTAAAAATGTAGAAATTTGCTTCGGTGGAAACCGAAAACTAAAGATCTACGGAACGCTAAAATGCAATTCCGGGAAAAGAATGAAACGAGAAAACCGGGTTTTCTTTTCTACTCGGGAAGAAGCCGAAAAAAATGGTTTCCGACCTTGCGGACATTGCATGAAAACCGAATATCAAAACTGGAAAAATGGACTTATTTAA
- a CDS encoding methylated-DNA--[protein]-cysteine S-methyltransferase — protein sequence MNTQENINYNRIADAIDYIKANFKAQPNLDEVAEKVHLSPFHFQRLFTEWAGTSPKKFLQYISVEHAKKILQEDRQATLFDAAFDTGLSGTSRLHDLFVNIEGMTPAEYKNGGKNLEINFSFAESPFGNIIVASTLKGVCFMAFAESEAIGFEDLKHKFPNAVFSRKLDLIQQNALFIFQNDWSKLSEIKLHLKGTDFQLKVWETLLKIPMGQLSTYGAIAQQIEKPNASRAVGTAIGSNPVAFLIPCHRVIQSTGTFGGYMWGNTRKTAIIGWEGAQINP from the coding sequence ATGAACACACAGGAAAACATTAATTATAATCGGATTGCTGATGCAATTGATTATATCAAAGCCAATTTTAAAGCACAGCCCAATCTTGATGAAGTTGCCGAAAAAGTGCATCTAAGTCCTTTTCACTTTCAACGTTTGTTTACGGAATGGGCCGGCACAAGTCCGAAGAAGTTTTTGCAGTACATTAGTGTTGAACATGCCAAAAAAATACTTCAGGAAGACCGTCAGGCGACTTTATTCGATGCCGCTTTTGACACTGGTCTTTCGGGCACCAGCCGCTTGCACGATCTGTTTGTCAATATTGAAGGCATGACCCCTGCCGAGTATAAAAACGGGGGAAAGAACTTAGAAATCAATTTCAGTTTTGCAGAAAGTCCGTTTGGAAATATCATTGTGGCTTCAACCCTCAAGGGAGTTTGTTTTATGGCTTTTGCAGAAAGTGAAGCAATAGGCTTTGAGGATTTAAAACATAAATTCCCCAACGCCGTTTTTTCCCGAAAACTGGATTTAATACAGCAAAATGCACTGTTTATTTTTCAAAATGACTGGAGTAAACTATCCGAAATTAAACTGCATTTAAAAGGCACCGATTTTCAATTGAAAGTTTGGGAAACGCTCTTAAAAATTCCAATGGGGCAACTTTCTACTTACGGTGCTATAGCGCAGCAAATTGAGAAACCAAATGCTTCGCGCGCTGTGGGAACCGCTATTGGAAGCAATCCTGTAGCTTTTCTGATCCCCTGTCATCGTGTGATTCAATCCACCGGAACCTTTGGGGGATATATGTGGGGGAACACCCGTAAAACGGCTATTATTGGCTGGGAAGGCGCACAGATAAATCCTTAA
- a CDS encoding GNAT family N-acetyltransferase has translation MIVSFDTIKTRITLKINTLTTFRKATISDLPEMQQLYTETIQAVCKNDYNPAQIEAWTSGVHNTERWLAVIHTQIVLLVIIESKIVGFGTLKDGNYIDFFYIHKDYQRQGIANTLLIELEREAKKQHSKIITSDISITAKPFFEKNGFTSIVEQRNLRLGVELINYKMEKEL, from the coding sequence TTGATAGTATCATTTGATACTATCAAGACACGCATCACACTAAAAATCAATACTTTGACAACTTTCAGAAAAGCAACAATTTCAGATTTACCGGAAATGCAGCAATTGTATACCGAAACCATACAAGCTGTTTGTAAAAACGATTACAATCCTGCACAAATTGAGGCCTGGACTTCAGGTGTTCATAATACCGAGCGCTGGTTAGCCGTTATCCATACACAAATCGTTTTATTGGTTATTATCGAGTCCAAGATTGTTGGTTTTGGAACTTTGAAGGACGGAAATTATATTGATTTCTTCTACATCCACAAAGATTATCAAAGACAAGGCATCGCCAATACACTCTTAATCGAATTAGAACGTGAAGCGAAGAAACAACATTCAAAAATCATAACCTCTGACATCAGTATCACCGCTAAACCCTTTTTCGAAAAAAACGGTTTTACCTCAATAGTCGAACAGCGAAATCTAAGATTGGGGGTTGAACTGATTAATTATAAGATGGAAAAAGAACTGTAG
- a CDS encoding DMT family transporter — MKNFFFLGIAILFEIIATSALKKSEEFTKLIPSIITIIGYCGAFYFLSFAIRTIPVGIAYAIWSGVGIVLITIIGAIFFKQIPDLPAIIGLALILIGVVVINVFSKTTAH, encoded by the coding sequence ATGAAAAATTTCTTTTTTTTAGGAATTGCCATTCTGTTTGAAATCATTGCTACTTCGGCTTTAAAAAAATCGGAAGAATTTACAAAACTGATTCCAAGCATTATAACCATTATTGGCTACTGCGGTGCATTTTACTTTTTAAGTTTTGCGATCAGAACCATTCCGGTCGGAATTGCCTACGCCATTTGGTCCGGAGTTGGTATTGTATTAATCACTATTATTGGCGCTATTTTCTTCAAACAAATACCTGATTTACCGGCGATAATTGGATTAGCCCTGATCTTAATTGGTGTAGTTGTAATTAATGTTTTTTCGAAGACAACGGCACATTAG
- a CDS encoding 2OG-Fe(II) oxygenase encodes MQNISSKIASLHWDSITESMHENGFAIIPNVLHNEQCEALKADYSNPDLYRKTVVMERYRFGLGEYKYFNYPLPDLIQSLRTSIYPKLAPIANAWMKALNIQTVFPDTHEKLLEQCHANHQFKATVLILKYGKSGFNTLHQDLYGDIYFPIQIVLFLNEPDEDFTGGEFVLTQQTPRAQSKAIVLKPKKGDILVFTTNFRPVKGTKGYYRAAMKHGVSEIHSGERHTLGIIFHDALS; translated from the coding sequence ATGCAAAATATATCCTCAAAAATTGCTTCCCTTCATTGGGACAGCATCACCGAATCTATGCACGAAAATGGATTTGCCATCATTCCGAATGTGCTCCATAACGAACAATGCGAAGCTTTAAAAGCCGATTATTCCAATCCGGATTTATACCGAAAAACGGTCGTTATGGAACGCTACCGTTTTGGCTTAGGCGAATACAAATATTTCAATTATCCGCTGCCTGATTTAATCCAGAGCCTGCGTACTTCTATTTACCCCAAATTGGCTCCCATTGCAAACGCCTGGATGAAAGCCCTTAATATACAAACTGTTTTCCCCGATACGCACGAAAAATTACTGGAGCAATGCCATGCCAATCATCAATTTAAGGCGACTGTTTTAATTTTAAAATACGGCAAAAGCGGTTTCAATACTTTGCACCAGGATTTGTACGGAGACATTTATTTTCCAATTCAAATTGTACTTTTTCTCAATGAACCCGACGAAGATTTTACCGGCGGTGAGTTTGTATTGACACAGCAAACACCGCGGGCACAATCTAAAGCCATCGTGCTGAAACCTAAAAAAGGAGACATTTTAGTTTTTACCACCAATTTCAGACCCGTAAAAGGAACAAAAGGATATTATCGCGCTGCTATGAAACATGGTGTTAGCGAGATCCATTCGGGTGAACGACATACATTGGGGATTATTTTTCATGATGCTTTGTCTTGA